One window from the genome of Malus domestica chromosome 01, GDT2T_hap1 encodes:
- the LOC103430935 gene encoding GATA transcription factor 8-like encodes MIVPNYIDDIDCGSLFDTIDDLLDFPTDDVESALGPAPNCDAAFNSSSLWPGHSGSLQPPNDAVFSCNSASDLSAELDVPIEDIVQLEWLSNFCEDSFSGGSLTINKPDISFINREPSHQQFQTSSPISVLDSSSSCSVEKNVPQSPGAVVPGKRGRARSKRPRPATFNPRSAIQLISPASSVTEAEALQHQQLLPPKVHSDSENFAESRPVIKIPRQASGEQKKKKKIKLTLPQAPAEGNQSSGTTQGAVRKCLHCEITKTPQWRAGPMGPKTLCNACGVRYKSGRLFPEYRPAASPTFVPALHSNSHKKVIEMRNKGGEVVPFGETTTAMTETPELIPNTNHSISLDYM; translated from the exons ATGATCGTACCGAACTATATCGACGATATAGACTGCGGGAGCCTCTTCGACACCATCGACGACCTCCTCGATTTCCCAACCGACGACGTCGAGTCCGCCCTAGGCCCCGCCCCCAACTGCGACGCCGCCTTCAACTCCTCCTCCCTCTGGCCCGGCCATTCCGGCTCGCTCCAGCCTCCCAACGACGCCGTCTTCTCCTGCAACTCCGCCTCCGACCTCTCCGCCGAGCTCGACGTTCCG ATTGAAGACATTGTTCAATTGGAATGGCTGTCAAACTTCTGTGAGGATTCCTTCTCTGGAGGAAGCCTCACAATCAACAAACCGGACATCTCCTTCATCAACAGGGAACCGTCCCACCAGCAGTTCCAGACCTCCAGCCCGATTTCCGTCCTCGACAGCAGCAGCTCTTGCTCCGTCGAGAAGAATGTGCCGCAAAGCCCTGGCGCGGTGGTCCCTGGCAAGCGTGGACGCGCTCGCAGCAAGCGCCCCCGCCCGGCCACATTCAACCCTCGTTCCGCAATTCAACTCATTTCCCCTGCTTCCTCTGTTACCGAGGCAGAGGCCCTTCAGCATCAGCAGTTGCTCCCTCCGAAGGTCCATTCGGATTCTGAGAATTTCGCAGAGTCCCGTCCTGTGATCAAGATACCAAGGCAAGCTTCCGGggagcagaagaagaaaaagaagatcaAGTTGACGCTTCCCCAGGCTCCCGCGGAGGGAAATCAAAGCTCCGGCACTACTCAGGGAGCAGTGAGGAAATGCTTGCATTGTGAGATCACCAAGACACCCCAGTGGAGGGCAGGCCCAATGGGGCCGAAAACCCTATGCAATGCCTGTGGCGTCCGCTACAAGTCAGGCCGTCTCTTCCCTGAGTACCGGCCCGCTGCCAGTCCCACCTTTGTTCCGGCCTTGCACTCCAATTCCCACAAGAAGGTTATCGAGATGAGAAACAAAGGCGGGGAAGTGGTTCCCTTTGGAGAGACCACAACAGCAATGACCGAAACTCCAGAGCTCATCCCCAATACTAACCACAGCATTTCGCTGGATTACATGTGA